The Erigeron canadensis isolate Cc75 chromosome 1, C_canadensis_v1, whole genome shotgun sequence genome segment GGTGCATTTGAAAGGTCCGTAATAAGAAGGTATTTGTCAAAGCGAGTATCATCATTAAAAGGATTGTGCAAGATTTTAAGTCCTTCAGCTTCTTGTGGTATAAGAATAGAGGGGATAATAGTTCGATCACTAAGAATAGTTGGTTTAAGTTTGTTTAAGTTTGATCTGATGTAAATGTTACCACCCTGCTAGTTGGTAGGTGTTATGAATAAAAGTAAACTTTAAAAACGAAAAGAAATAGAAATCCAATCAAGGCCAATTAATTTGCAATGATTATTCCTAAATAATTTTGCAATCGATCGATTGTTCCCATTGCAATGATTATATGTATGTTGCTCATCTGTCAATCTGTCATACCCTGTTATCTAATATAAAAAACACCTAACCATGATGGAAGTTATTGACAATAAACTGTCCAATATACAAAGTCAATAAATCACGATTAATTTGAGAGTACGTTTTGaactaattatttaattattaagtttgtaaaaagcaaatatatgtttttaaaaccCCGTAATGTTAATTAGGATTTGATTGATCACATTTCTATGATATCATGCATGGGTTATTTTACTTGGACGTAAACTTCGTACGTATTTCATTAAGTATTACCTAATTCTTTTAACTAAAATTAATTACACTAAATAGTACATGACGTAGAAAGTTGAGTGTGTATTTTCTAAGCGAAAGTTCTTCTCGATATATCATACTCCGTATATATAACCTCATCTCACATTTATTGACTTTCAACGTATATATGTAACTAGTCCGTATCCATCCATTAATGTTTTCTACAAGTAAATTATCACCATCTATTCTAATATTTATTCTCCAACTCATTGATCTTTATTCTTCAACTTTTTAatttctattatatattatatatatttaatattatatttttagataaataaatcatggcagcttgtgctatgaaaaaTGATCTATAACTCAAATGGTACACGATATATGCATGAATAAGGTTAACCATGATCTACGACTTTTGAAAAGTCAAATCAACAGCTAGAGTAATGGGGCATAGATATATGCGATACTTGATAGATATGAATCCTAAATCCTTAAACTATGTCGATATAATCCCACTTGGTAACATGCAAACAAAGACCTTCATAAGTCAACTCATCATGGTTGGTAGGTCAACTCAATTTTGCTTGTCTGTTTTTCCATGAAAAACGCTCACGACCACGTCTCTACATTTTACTTACACACCTAGCTAGTTATACAACTACTTTCTCATttctatataaaacatatatgtttTCATTCATTACCTCAAAGGCAAGATAACCCAAACATATATACAGTTAACTATCTCGGGCTAGCTAGCTGATCAAATGGGTCGTCTTGACGCCAATAATCCAGCTCATCCCCAATCCTCTGATCAGACCCCGTTCCAACCGCCACCACAAGGCTACCCAAACCATCATGACAACCCTCTCTCACCACAACCAGAACTACAGTCAGAAGATTTATATACGGCCGAAAATGATCAAAACATGAACGCAATGCCACAAACCGCCACACGTTCATTTATACCTCAATCGTCACCAGAAAGCATGCCACCCCCTGAAGCATACCCACCACAAAAACCAGCGATGTATCCACCTCAACAAACACCAACAACGTATCCGCCTCAACAAGAGCCAGTGCAGTTTCCACCTCAACCGCAGCCTGTACAATTTCCGCCTCAACAAACAAATTATACTCCTCAAAATTACAACTATGCTTCTCCCCAGCCTCAAGGGGTGAACTATGTGAATTCGGGTGGTGCAGGGTATCAGCCATCACCCATGAAAATGGGCCCTCCAGAAGGGATTGCTATTGGAAGTCAATACCTTGCTCCAACTCAAGGTTGGACTAATAATAATGGACTCTTTGACTGTGCTGAAGATCCTGAAAACGGTACTAATTCCATTATTTAAAATCATATCTGTCTTTTTGATTTAATGTATTAATAATCTTTACCCTACATTAATATAttccatctatatatatgtttatcgaCAGCGATCATAACAGCATGTTTTCCATGCATCACTTTCGGACAGATTGCAGAGATTGTAGACAATGGTCAAACCTGTAAGTcaaaatcacaaatttataGTATATGTTTGTCTTGTGCTATATATGAGACTCTTGTTCTGTAACTATATATTGAGCACATCATTTGGTTGacttttattatttactttttttggTAGCTTGTGCGACTAGTGGACTCATATACGGTGTAATTGCTGCATTGATCGGTATTCCGTGCATAATGTCGTGCTCGTATCGAACCAAGATCAGGAGTCGATATGGGTTGATGGAGACGCCGGCACCAGACTGGGTCACACACTGCTTTTGCGAGTGGTGCGCACTTTGCCAAGAATACCGAGAGCTTAAAGCCCGAGGCTTGGACCCTGCTATCggtacgtatatatatatactttagttGATAAATACTACTCCTATATAGTATTGCACTTTTGATATGTATTTTAGTACGCAAACCACCCTTTGGAATGATTTTTGGTATGGATAGTTTGTCTCTTTCGAAAACCCCAACATAATTcctataaatttatataaacatgaaaataagGTATTCGGAAAAAAAGAGTACAAATAGACATTTGACTTTTGAAAGTTCTGAATAGCTATTACCAAAAAATCAAGGATTAGGATTCCCTAAGGTTGGTCgaactttataggtaaaattAGATCAACTTTAGCCATTGGATTCAATTTAATAGTTAAGattaaaaatatgatatttaaattttgaccattGATTCTAATCTGATGACTAAATTTGATCCAACTTTACTTACAAAATTGGATAACTTTAAAGAATCTCAATCCATTTGCATAGGATTATTCATTTGTACGGTACTTCTTTGATCTTGAGAAATAACTTACATCTCCAAAATAAGCTTTAATGTTTCAAACcaattgaattattattatttttttttatgttttgcgaTTTAAGCTATTTTGTATTCGTTTCCAtcttaatttaacaaaaatcaaaactcTTATTATCATGAACTTCAATCTATTACTTACGAGTCTATTAAtccatataataaaaaaatcaaaacacttatatctattttttttttattaatcttatAAGTTTGCACAGATTTTAAAAGTGAATGcgtactatataaaaataattgtgtTTTTCATTTCAGGATGGCAAGGAAATATGGCGCGAAACCAACAAATGCAGCAGTATCCGACTATGACTCCCCCGATGAACCAAACCATGATGTGATCATACGTAGTTCAATGTTATTATTGATTTGTAATTTTTGGTGTTAttgagtattattattattattatgttacaaAATATATCGTTTCTTTTGAATATTTCCATAATTATAATTGTATATCCATCCATATTCCTTATTATTCCCTAATATTATTATACTTATATAAATAGCGTGAGTGAGTTTGTGTGCTACCTCACAGGCccctattttattatttttgtatttttcatctccattttttagttttcgtttACTGAAGTGGTGTTATTTTGTTTGTCTTTTCtgcctttcttttttctttgctTTACATAAATTTTTTACTCGGGGTCTTCCAGTTCCATATCTTCGTTTCGCCCTTCTGTTATCTTGCTCTCTCTCAAAAACTTCTCTCAGTAACACAACAAAATAGGTAAGAAAGTAATCAACTTCCGACAACGTACTGTTTTGAACTTCCAGGAACAGGTTTTTCACTACTGCAcggatgttaaaaaaaaaaaaaaaaaaaaaaaagctgaaAACGCATAACATAATAACCAATTAACATACACGCATATGGTAGAACTTTATATGCTCAAATTAATATATCTATTAAGATATATTAATTAAGATACACATATGAAATAGTTATAGAAACCAAAatattaagagaaaaaaaaaagagtctcTAAAATATGTCAGGTCGGTGCTTCCATGTGTTTCACTCAAAATGATTAGCCAAATGCTAATACTGGAGTCAGATAGGAAGCCTCTTTCGGTGCTTCCATGTGTTAGACGAGTCAAATGAGGTTGAATGAGTTAGATGAGTCAAAGATGGCTAGCGTATTCAAAATTTTAGAGCCTTGCGATGACATAAATCGTTATATTAGTTCAGTCAGATTGTATGATATGTATCCTTAATGTAACATGTTTATATATCCATTGGTGCACCCGAGTTCGTTTGGTCGGTAGCTATTCCGTATCTAACTAATTGCTAGCTGGTTTGTTCGATGTTTTGTCTTCTTAATTTCTGTATGCTGGTCTTGCTATTTTCCATTGTTGACACATATCCGTAACACATTATAGGCTTCTTCTGGATTCGAGGAAGAACACGAAGTACCGGTGCTATCATCACCACGTATTTTTGGTGGATGAGCAGAAGTCGTCCTGTCCTGGACTCATATGGTGTCATGATATTCGACCCGAGACTTTTTCATTGCTTGCCCCTATATGTCTTACGGAGGCCATGGCTTTGCTCACAAAACTAGAACTTGAGATGATTATTTTGTGTTATTCGTAACTAGGTACATTTTAGACTCCAAGCGTTAAGGTAAAACCAAAGATTACAATCGATTATCAAGCGCAGTGGAAAAGTAAGATTTTGTGttataatctcttatataaataaaataagattcttattacatcattattttttaaataatacttatttgttattattagacttatttatatcaattatttctttattatttttttatttatgacatcatcctatttaaaatttaaatcattttctaattagatgatttatgatttatttctttttaagcCTAAGTCCAATCTAATTTAAAATGTAACTatctaatttgtttttcttaaacGGTTAAAAATAGCATCACCGTCTCTTTTCATCTTAATACTATCAATCAGCTTgggtatattaaataaaagacaattgttatggcatcatcattttataaaaatagcttACTTGGCATCttcaaattgtttttaaaattaagtttttttgtttaatttacttatgatattataagcatttttcaattttaagtttatttcatttttattttcgttcTTTATGatgtctttttttaaaaaaaaataagtttttattttattttgaaaactctaatattttatacatggttttttaaattctcattatcaaaatagttttatcataataaatttttaaattatccgcatattatgcgggttaataagctaattatatatattaaatatataaggtATATTATTCCGGGATTATGAGTATGGTTAAACTATCTCATAGTTCTTAGATATCGACGTAACTTAAtattctaaatttttattaataagcccgggttgaacccgagttaattagctagttgtATATAATTTACAAATGTTTTGTTTGACAAAGTATTAACACGAcattattgttttatattattttaggcATTTTCCCGGTTTCCGTTGGATCTTCCCCGAGGTAAACTTTatctttttatgattataatcGGTGATGATGGCCCGGGTTTTGGACGTATATGTACAATCATTTGTAGGTTGGatgcttattttatatataattgttactAAAATTTAGGTTCAACTAAAAGAGTTGATTGAGAATGTGGTTACTATGTGATGCGTTGGATATATGATTTTGTGAAGATTCAACATTATGCTTTCCCAGATTTTGTAagtaattttatatgtatttgtattatCTAATTTGGCTCTTTCAATTTGtgttcttctatatatatatatatatatatatatatatatatattaaaataataagaatcCTAGCCTTCTAAAGCCTTCTTTCAATCTAaagctaattttaaatattgcgacataggattttatcctacgtgacatctccatacattttttacaatatatttattttataacctttatttattcttaaaataatctattttattttattaaatataatataatatattaatcataattatatacacaagataaaaaaataatatcaaaactcatattaaaaaaataaaataacgtccatgcatctactaaattggcacacatatttgacaaaaataatattatttattaaaatatatacaactttaaagactatatcaaattttagaaattatttgaatgtattattagattatatatgaccaatcaattttgttgtttctctttttttttttttctttttgccgaaactttaactaaagttggttgttattctaatcataaaacaaagtctattatataataaaaagcaaaaactataatgattttctcttatttatcttattgggtttttttcgtattgtatttgtgtgtatttcatatgactaaatttatgtgtattttatatgactaaatttttgtcatgtttggttttttactttgtacatattattacgtttgatgaatatataacaTGCTACATTATTACGCGatttatgtttgatttgttgtagtgttaatctataaggtgaatacatttttacgcgatttatggctacacaaatggtgttgttgatgatatcaaaatatcttaggttaaatgttcttagaagggatgtgtaatcactatagtaggttaaGTGACTGTGCTATCGACATGTCCGAAAAAACAAAGGGTGACCAGAGTGATACATGAATtaaccatgaactataacataatcaatttttacataataaacctatagaatagctatttgctaatgtataaaataatctttttagtTAGCCGCGCTTCGCGTGGGGTAaaatatctagtatatatatatatataagtaacaaTGCTGACCTACGAGCATTCAAAATTAGATGCTATGACTCGTTTTTGGACAAATACAATTTCGATTCCAAAGGACTAAAGTATGAACTATGCATCGAACTTTGACTTTATTTTTAGGAATTTCATATGACTTTAGTAACTTTAACCTTGTTTAGTTTTTAGAAGATACTTAGTTTTATATTCCATTTAGTGGTTTGATTTCGTACTAGTTTGATTGAGCATTACTTTCATTGTGCACTAGGTATTCGTTTGGATTTGATTATTGTGCAACAAGcaacttaaatttttgttaCCGGTAGTTTGGTTGGTATATATTGTGCAGCAAGTTTGTTTTGGCTCTTTTTATGAATGTTTAGAGCATATATGTAATAGGTTTTGCTTTTGTATTGAATGTTTTGGTATGAATGTAGAGATTTGAAGGAGGTATCGTTTTGGAGTGTTTTGGTAACATTTTGGTATAATATAGCAGGAGCAGGCCAGGTTTTGATGAGTagcaactcattttttttttaataaaataaaaagaatagagaccggttaGATTATTAAAAATTGGTCTCTATGGTTTTGGCGGGATGATAATGTATAAGCGCGAAAAAAATAATAGAGACAACTTAATTAGAATGAAACCGGTCTCTTTGTTAAACTGGTCTCTATTATCATTTTACCCAGTctttattctcttttttttgtACTAGTGATAGTTTTTCAAGAAATGGAAGTGATGGCcggaaatatgaaaaaaataatttctaacTAGGTGAAGGCAAAGAGATCGTATGGTCGACGCGACACATGAGAGCTATTGGATTAAGTCGTGCACCACCACAAAGAGATGATGAGAGATTGGACATAATCACATAGAAAGCTAGTGAACGAAAGAAAATATTTCCACACAGAACTGAAGTAAAAAGTGAATTAAAATGATCATGGTTTTTAGAAATAGATAATCAAAACACATCAATAGTTTACAATATTCAGGCTGTCCGCATGAGTTGAGGTTGTCCTCCCAACAAACATTCTAATCAGCATGACACGTTAGCTTTTCATTTATCATTTCCACAAACACTTACAACAATAAAATATACATCCTTCTTACAAACAAGTGAACAACCACATAATTCCCATATTACCAATAACTTTatgcttttaattttattatttataaaactttatcGTATAGCTATTAGAAATTGCTTGATTCTTAAATCAAGCACCTGGAAactaaaacaattaataatatagaagAAGATGAATGTCAAAAAGGAAGAATAAAAAGAGGAATAATATAGATGtcaaaaaggaaaagaataGAAAGGAATAATATAGATGTCAAAGAGGGAAGGAATAGAAAGAGGAGAATATATGTTTGTCTATATCATCGTATCACAAGTTACACTATATTGCAATATATAAGATGATACATATAATAGAAATGGAAGGTAATCAAGGATTCCCTATAAATTAGAGATTTCTCTTTCTCTACAAAAATTAATTTCACAGAAATTTTTAGAAGTGATTTTGGTAGAAAATGAGTGGATgaaaaattaagttcaaacaaAGGGGTTTTCTGAGGATAAAAAAGGGTaggtttctttttataatataaatttatataggtataatattttatgtttttagatGAAGAATAACAAGACACCTCCGGCGCATTACAATATTTAGATACTATGATTTTCGTGAAAATTCAATCCTTGTGAAAATGattatgatcgacaaaattctTACAATGACACTGAATCATCTGTATTACATATAATACAATAgttaaatcatgaattttttttcaGGGTGTGTGAGAGAATGAATGAATATTTGAAACATAGTTAACCAACATCCAACGAagaacatgttttttttaacttgagATTCAAACACCTACATGAATTCTTACCACATACAGTTGATTATTTGAATATTCTCAGACTGAATACTTGTCTTAATGTTAACTTCTTCATGTTGCATCGTCAAGTATTCTACCAGAATCATTCGCAAATGCTAGTTCACACACAAGAGCAAGATGGTCGCTTCCCCAATCCTGCACCAGACAAGTTGAGTAAGCACAAGAAGTAGCAGTTAGGGGGCAAGACTTGTATCTACCACCAAGGTTACCAACAATATATCTAGTATATTGTAATAGAGCTGTTCAACTGGTTCACTTTCCCACCTATCCTGTTTTATAATTTCTAAACTAAGGTTGTCAGAACAAACGATATTAGGCATTGTTATAATGTAcaaagaaaaaattgaaaaagataaaacaagGATGCTACTATTTGAAGTTCTGACTTATGTAAGAATACTGATTTCTGTTCGCAGCAAAAGAAAAGCTACAATAATCAGAAAGTAAAATCACTCTATGTAAGTCTATGAAAACTTTGGAACTACCAATTTTAAGAAGCAAGCAGTGCACCTAAAGTATCACAAGACATAAAAATCATGATTGTGACGGACCTTAATGGTGGGGGGCAGGTGAGGAGAGCAATTATCGACAAAAATTCATGACAGGGAAAACATACAGATAAAAGTTTACATATGTTAATGTAGAGATTCAACGGGTGTCTTtgacaattatatattatacctTACATGGAAGCCCTCCTGTTTTCTTCAAAACTTTAATTGGTAATGTTTCAAGAACTTTCAAAGGAACAAGATCCTCAGTATGCCTGTGTGAGCATGAAAACTTTAATATGAAAAAGCAAAATACTATACACACATTTGACTTttagaataaataaaaatgtgcCCAAAAATTTGGATTTTAGTCATACCATATGTAATCAACGGTACCCATAAATTTGGAGTGGAAGGATGTCGCTAAGGGTTCTCCATGATTATCTCTTGTCAAACGGCTCGCCTAAAGAAAATGAAATCCACTTTTAGATTAAATAATGCTTATCACATCTATAATTGTCCAACAAGATGATAAGtttcaaacaaaataagaaTAGCCATATA includes the following:
- the LOC122585646 gene encoding protein PLANT CADMIUM RESISTANCE 6-like, producing MGRLDANNPAHPQSSDQTPFQPPPQGYPNHHDNPLSPQPELQSEDLYTAENDQNMNAMPQTATRSFIPQSSPESMPPPEAYPPQKPAMYPPQQTPTTYPPQQEPVQFPPQPQPVQFPPQQTNYTPQNYNYASPQPQGVNYVNSGGAGYQPSPMKMGPPEGIAIGSQYLAPTQGWTNNNGLFDCAEDPENAIITACFPCITFGQIAEIVDNGQTSCATSGLIYGVIAALIGIPCIMSCSYRTKIRSRYGLMETPAPDWVTHCFCEWCALCQEYRELKARGLDPAIGWQGNMARNQQMQQYPTMTPPMNQTMM